A genomic window from Mobula hypostoma chromosome 14, sMobHyp1.1, whole genome shotgun sequence includes:
- the znf423 gene encoding zinc finger protein 423 isoform X8, which yields MLGEGCDLGLVDEEGGTGLPYPCQFCDKSFSRLSYLKRHEQIHSDKLPFKCTFCSRLFKHKRSRDRHIKLHTGDKKYHCHECEAAFSRSDHLKIHLKTHSSSKPFKCTICKRGFSSTSSLQSHMQAHKKNKDHVAKLEKEMKKEDVVCDYCDETFNQAEDLEKHMATNHPQICEKAELQCIHCPEVFAEENALISHIDLAHGNKKHKCPMCPEQFTTVEEVYCHLDSHRQPDSSNHSISPDPATGSAASMSSTTPDSSASVERGSTPDSTLKPSRSQRKSSGSLEREGRQNSWSPKVTYSCPYCSKRDFSSLAVLEIHLKTIHSDKPQQSHTCQFCLDSLPTLYNLNEHVRKVHKNNVFPVMQFTSASTFHCNYCPEMFAELNSLQEHIRISHCVPNALSQDGNHTFFCSHCSLGFLTESSLTEHIQQAHCNVGNPKLESPVLQATQSFMEVYSCPYCTNSPIFGTILKLTKHIKENHKNIPLANSGRKSKSEQSPVSSDAEVSSPKRQRLSASVPSLSNGEYPCNQCDLKFSSFESFQSHLKSHLEILLRKQSCPQCKEDFDSQESLLQHLTIHYMTTSTHYVCESCDKQFSSVDDLQKHLLDMHTFVLYHCTLCQEVFDSKVSIQVHLAVKHSNEKKMYRCTACNWDFRKEADLQLHVKHSHLGNPAKGRKCIFCGDTFSTEVELQCHITTHSKKYNCKFCSKAFHAIILLEKHLREKHCVFDNNNQNGTANGIAPCNKRVDTDLQNILMKNQEALNSHEASEDDIDASEPMYGCDICGAAYTMEVLLQNHRLRDHNIRPGEDDCSRKKAEFITGSHKCNICARTFFSESGLREHMQTHRGPAKHYMCPICGERFPSLLTLTEHKVTHSKSLDTGTCRICKMPLQSEEEFIEHCQMHPDLRNSLTGFRCVVCMQTVTSTLELKIHGTFHMQKLSGNSASSSPSNQSHQRLYKCALCLKEFRSKQDLVKLDINGLPYGLCAGCMNRSTNGQSANVIQQETNERTSANLRCPDCAVKFETVEDLESHIQIDHREMTPETSSQKKSSQASPAPRKKTYQCIKCQMTFETEREIQIHVANHMIEEGINHECKLCNQMFDSPAKLLCHLIEHSFEGMGGTFKCPVCFTVFVQANKLQQHIFAVHGQEDKIYDCSQCPQKFFFQTELQNHMMSQHAQ from the exons ATGTTAGGAGAGGGCTGTGATCTTGGCCTTGTGGATGAAGAAGGAGGGACTGGTTTGCCTTATCCATGCCAATTTTGTGACAAATCTTTCAGCCGTTTAAGTTATCTTAAGAGGCATGAGCAAATCCACAGTGACAAACTTCCGTTCAAGTGCACATTTTGCAGCCGTTTATTCAAACATAAACGAAGCCGTGACCGTCACATCAAACTTCACACTGGAGACAAAAAGTACCACTGTCATGAGTGTGAGGCAGCTTTTTCTCGCAGTGATCATCTCAAGATCCACTTGAAAACTCACAGCTCAAGTAAGCCATTCAAATGTACAATTTGCAAGCGTGGGTTTTCTTCTACTAGTTCATTACAAAGTCACATGCAGGCCCATAAGAAGAACAAAGATCATGTTGCTAAGCTCGAGAAGGAGATGAAGAAGGAAGATGTTGTCTGTGATTATTGTGATGAGACATTTAATCAAGCTGAAGACTTAGAAAAACATATGGCAACTAATCATCCGCAGATTTGTGAGAAAGCAGAGTTGCAGTGCATCCATTGCCCTGAAGTATTTGCTGAAGAAAATGCATTAATCAGTCACATTGATCTAGCCCACGGGAATAAGAAACATAAATGCCCAATGTGCCCGGAACAGTTTACTACGGTAGAAGAGGTCTATTGCCACTTGGATAGCCATAGGCAACCAGATTCCAGTAATCATAGCATAAGTCCTGATCCTGCTACAGGAAGTGCTGCTTCAATGAGTAGCACAACTCCTGATTCTAGTGCTTCAGTAGAACGTGGTTCCACACCTGATTCGACTCTAAAGCCATCCAGAAGTCAGAGAAAATCTTCAGGATCTTTGGAAAGAGAAGGAAGGCAAAACTCTTGGTCACCAAAAGTCACCTATAGCTGTCCGTATTGTTCTAAGCGTGATTTTAGTAGTTTGGCTGTCCTAGAAATTCATTTAAAAACCATTCACTCGGATAAACCTCAACAAAGTCATACATGCCAGTTCTGCCTTGATTCCCTTCCCACTTTGTATAACTTAAATGAGCATGTCCGGAAAGTACACAAAAATAATGTTTTTCCAGTAATGCAGTTTACCAGCGCATCTACATTTCACTGCAACTATTGTCCAGAGATGTTTGCAGAGCTAAATAGTTTGCAGGAACATATACGAATTTCACATTGTGTCCCAAACGCACTTTCTCAAGATGGAAACCATACTTTCTTCTGTTCTCATTGCTCACTGGGATTCCTGACAGAATCTTCACTTACAGAACACATTCAGCAAGCTCACTGTAACGTAGGAAATCCAAAGCTAGAGTCACCTGTATTACAGGCAACACAATCCTTCATGGAAGTTTACTCTTGTCCTTATTGTACCAATTCACCCATTTTTGGCACCATCCTTAAGCTCACAAAACATATCAAGGAAAACCATAAGAACATTCCATTAGCAAACAGTGGCCGAAAATCAAAGTCAGAGCAAAGTCCTGTTTCTTCTGATGCAGAGGTATCTTCTCCTAAAAGGCAGAGGTTGTCAGCAAGTGTACCTTCCCTATCAAATGGCGAATATCCATGCAACCAATGTGACCTTAAGTTCTCCTCATTTGAAAGTTTCCAAAGCCATTTGAAGTCACATTTGGAAATTCTTCTAAGGAAGCAGTCATGTCCTCAATGCAAAGAGGATTTTGATTCTCAGGAGAGTCTTTTACAACATCTTACCATACACTACATGACAACATCAACTCATTATGTCTGTGAGAGCTGTGACAAGCAGTTTTCCTCAGTGGATGATCTGCAGAAGCACTTGTTGGATATGCACACTTTTGTGCTGTACCACTGCACATTGTGCCAAGAAGTGTTTGATTCCAAGGTTTCCATACAAGTGCATTTGGCTGTGAAGCACAGTAATGAAAAGAAAATGTATCGCTGCACAGCCTGTAATTGGGATTTTCGAAAGGAGGCAGATCTTCAGCTTCATGTCAAGCACAGCCATCTGGGCAATCCAGCTAAAGGTCGCAAATGCATATTCTGTGGTGATACATTCAGTACTGAAGTAGAACTACAATGCCATATCACAACACACAGCAAAAAATACAACTGTAAATTTTGCAGTAAGGCCTTCCATGCCATTATTTTATTAGAAAAGCACTTAAGAGAGAAACATTGTGTGTTTGACAACAATAACCAAAATGGTACAGCAAATGGCATTGCACCATGCAATAAGAGAGTGGATACTGACTTGCAGAACATACTGATGAAGAACCAGGAAGCTCTAAACAGCCATGAAGCTAGTGAAGATGATATTGATGCCTCAGAGCCTATGTATGGCTGTGATATCTGCGGTGCGGCATATACTATGGAGGTGCTTCTTCAGAATCATAGGTTGAGAGACCATAATATTCGACCTGGAGAAGATGATTGTTCACGGAAAAAGGCTGAATTCATAACCGGAAGCCATAAATGCAACATCTGTGCAAGGACTTTTTTTTCAGAGAGTGGTCTCCGAGAGCACATGCAGACCCATCGAGGACCTGCAAAACACTACATGTGTCCCATTTGTGGTGAGAGATTCCCTTCACTTCTAACACTGACTGAGCACAAGGTCACCCACAGCAAAAGTCTTGATACAGGAACTTGCAGAATTTGCAAAATGCCACTGCagagtgaggaggaatttattgagCATTGTCAGATGCATCCAGACCTGAGAAACTCTCTAACGGGTTTCCGTTGTGTAGTTTGCATGCAGACAGTTACGTCTACTCTTGAGCTGAAAATTCATGGAACATTCCATATGCAGAAACTGTCAGGAAACTCTGCATCATCATCTCCAAGTAACCAGAGTCATCAGAGGCTCTACAAGTGTGCTTTATGCCTGAAGGAGTTTAGAAGCAAACAGGACTTGGTGAAACTTGACATCAATGGTTTGCCATATGGCTTGTGTGCAGGTTGCATGAACAGAAGTACAAATGGCCAGTCTGCAAATGTAATTCAGCAGGAAACCAATGAAAGAACCAGTGCCAACCTTCGGTGTCCTGATTGTGCAGTTAAGTTTGAAACTGTGGAAGATCTGGAGAGTCATATCCAGATAGACCATAGGGAAATGACACCAGAGACAAGTAGCCAGAAAAAGTCATCCCAGGCATCACCTGCTCCCAGG AAGAAGACATACCAATGCATTAAGTGCCAGATGACTTTTGAGACTGAACGGGAAATACAGATACATGTTGCAAATCATATGATTG